Proteins encoded together in one Citromicrobium bathyomarinum window:
- a CDS encoding OB-fold domain-containing protein — translation MRAIAEGLFTQDVPPRLIGGRNRHTGRIVFPCPENGDFEPHPLSSEGSLWSYTIQRFRPKSPPYEGPEDFRPWALGYVALPGETIVEARLVNVAFEDLAIGMPLRFTLAALDDEAEQPRAIPAFEPVETAA, via the coding sequence ATGCGCGCGATAGCCGAAGGGCTGTTTACACAGGACGTGCCGCCGAGGCTGATCGGCGGGCGCAATCGCCATACCGGCCGGATCGTGTTTCCCTGTCCGGAAAACGGAGATTTCGAGCCGCATCCGCTTTCGAGCGAGGGCAGCTTGTGGTCGTACACGATCCAGCGTTTCCGCCCCAAATCTCCGCCTTATGAAGGGCCTGAGGATTTCAGGCCGTGGGCGCTCGGCTATGTCGCATTGCCGGGCGAGACGATCGTCGAGGCGCGGCTCGTCAACGTCGCGTTCGAGGATCTGGCGATCGGAATGCCGCTGCGCTTCACGCTCGCGGCCTTGGACGACGAGGCGGAACAGCCGCGCGCGATTCCTGCGTTCGAACCGGTGGAGACCGCAGCATGA
- a CDS encoding thiolase family protein has protein sequence MSDVCIIGVGIHPFGRTDGVEGIDQGVFAVREALKDAGVEWPDIQFAYGSSDAAGNPDTMVERLGLTGVQFINVRNGCAAGGSALFSAQMAIKSGDFDLGIAVGFDKHPRGAFDAKPAEYGLPDWYGEAGYMVTTQFFAMKIMRYMELHGISRDSLGRVAEKAFRNGAHAPHAWRREPVDLETILQAPMISDPYSKYMFCSPAEGGVALILASERKARELGCKPIRLKAATMRTRPPGSFEVFAPSIDIERGGTATALASAAAFEAAGIGPDEIDIAQLQDTEAGAEIMHMAENGFCADGEQEAWLAEGATAIDGRLPVNTDGGCIACGEPIGASGLRQVYENVIQLRGDAGARQVPGDPKTAYSHVYGAPGVSAVTILER, from the coding sequence ATGAGCGATGTGTGCATTATCGGCGTGGGGATTCATCCCTTCGGGCGAACCGACGGGGTCGAAGGGATCGACCAGGGCGTGTTCGCGGTACGCGAAGCGCTTAAGGATGCCGGGGTCGAGTGGCCCGACATCCAGTTCGCCTATGGCAGCTCGGATGCGGCGGGCAATCCCGATACGATGGTCGAGCGGCTGGGCCTCACCGGGGTGCAGTTCATCAATGTGCGCAATGGCTGTGCGGCGGGCGGATCGGCTCTGTTCAGCGCGCAGATGGCGATCAAGTCGGGCGATTTCGACCTCGGCATCGCGGTCGGCTTCGACAAGCATCCGCGCGGCGCTTTCGATGCGAAGCCCGCCGAATACGGCCTGCCTGACTGGTATGGCGAAGCCGGCTACATGGTCACCACGCAGTTCTTCGCGATGAAGATCATGCGCTACATGGAACTGCACGGCATCTCGCGCGACAGCCTGGGCCGCGTGGCCGAAAAGGCGTTCCGCAATGGTGCCCACGCGCCCCATGCGTGGCGGCGCGAGCCGGTCGATCTGGAGACGATCCTCCAGGCACCGATGATCAGCGATCCCTACAGCAAGTACATGTTCTGCTCGCCCGCCGAGGGCGGGGTCGCGCTGATCCTGGCGAGCGAGCGCAAGGCGCGTGAACTTGGCTGCAAGCCGATCCGGCTGAAGGCGGCGACGATGCGGACCCGCCCGCCGGGCAGTTTCGAGGTCTTCGCCCCGTCGATCGATATCGAACGTGGCGGAACCGCCACCGCGCTGGCCAGTGCGGCGGCGTTCGAGGCGGCGGGGATCGGTCCGGACGAGATCGACATCGCGCAATTGCAAGACACCGAAGCGGGCGCAGAAATCATGCACATGGCCGAGAACGGCTTTTGTGCCGACGGCGAGCAGGAGGCCTGGCTGGCCGAGGGGGCGACCGCGATCGACGGGCGGCTTCCGGTCAACACCGATGGCGGCTGCATTGCGTGCGGCGAACCCATCGGGGCGAGCGGCCTGAGGCAGGTCTACGAAAATGTCATTCAGCTGCGCGGCGATGCCGGGGCGCGACAGGTGCCGGGCGATCCCAAGACCGCCTACAGCCATGTCTATGGCGCACCCGGCGTTTCCGCCGTGACGATCCTGGAGCGATAG
- a CDS encoding acyl-CoA dehydrogenase family protein: protein MDIALTKEEERFRSELQEWLKANLTPELKRGARLSPGVFAEPDVAVPFMAKLNEEGWLAYQWPEAHGGTGWSATKKYIFEKELALAGAPNSAVMGTKLVAPVLWTFGSDAQKDYYLPRILSGEDYWCQGFSEPGSGSDLASLSCRARRDGDKYVVDGSKIWTTHAQFSNRMFTLVRTDNSGKKQAGISFLLIDLDTPGVSVRPIHNIAGDHDVNQVFLENVEVPVENLVGEEGAGWTIAKFLLENERGGSCHAPKLGHALDVIERAAADMPDGAGGMLADDLAWRRRVARLRLRQESLEMIELKILANVAKGRDPGPQTSLTKLIASSLNQDIDLLAVDLYGPRALQLPVERPLYGEDVPEPIGSEDAQVAMARYLNSRAWSIFGGTNEVQSTIIAKTVLGM, encoded by the coding sequence ATGGATATTGCGCTGACCAAAGAAGAAGAGCGCTTCCGCAGCGAGCTTCAGGAGTGGCTGAAGGCCAATCTCACCCCCGAGCTCAAGCGTGGGGCGAGGCTTTCGCCCGGCGTCTTCGCAGAGCCCGACGTGGCGGTTCCGTTCATGGCGAAGCTCAACGAAGAAGGCTGGCTGGCCTACCAGTGGCCCGAGGCGCATGGCGGGACCGGCTGGTCCGCGACCAAGAAGTATATCTTCGAAAAGGAACTCGCGCTCGCAGGCGCGCCCAACTCTGCGGTCATGGGGACCAAGCTGGTCGCGCCGGTGCTGTGGACTTTCGGCAGCGATGCGCAGAAGGACTATTACCTTCCGCGCATCCTCTCGGGCGAGGACTACTGGTGCCAGGGTTTCTCCGAACCCGGTTCGGGTTCGGACCTCGCCAGCCTTTCGTGCCGCGCGCGGCGCGACGGCGACAAATATGTGGTCGACGGATCGAAGATCTGGACCACCCACGCGCAGTTTTCCAACCGCATGTTCACGCTGGTGCGGACCGATAACAGCGGCAAGAAGCAGGCGGGTATCAGCTTCCTGCTGATCGATCTCGACACGCCGGGGGTCAGCGTGCGCCCGATCCACAACATCGCCGGCGATCACGATGTGAACCAGGTCTTCCTCGAGAATGTCGAGGTGCCGGTCGAGAATCTCGTCGGGGAAGAGGGCGCGGGCTGGACCATCGCCAAGTTCCTGCTGGAGAACGAGCGCGGCGGATCGTGCCATGCGCCCAAGCTGGGCCATGCGCTCGACGTGATCGAGCGCGCGGCAGCCGACATGCCCGATGGTGCTGGCGGCATGCTGGCCGATGATCTCGCCTGGCGGCGGCGGGTCGCGCGGCTGCGGTTGCGGCAGGAGTCGCTCGAAATGATCGAGCTCAAGATTCTCGCCAATGTTGCCAAGGGCCGCGATCCCGGTCCGCAGACGTCGCTCACCAAGCTCATCGCATCCAGCCTCAACCAGGACATCGATCTGCTGGCGGTGGATCTGTACGGCCCGCGCGCCTTGCAATTGCCGGTCGAGAGGCCGCTATACGGCGAGGATGTGCCCGAGCCGATCGGATCGGAGGACGCGCAGGTTGCGATGGCACGCTATCTCAACAGTCGTGCCTGGAGCATCTTCGGCGGCACCAACGAAGTGCAGTCGACAATTATAGCAAAAACCGTGCTCGGCATGTGA
- a CDS encoding thiamine pyrophosphate-dependent dehydrogenase E1 component subunit alpha — MQLSREQLLQAYRRMATIRAFEERLHDVIATGEVAGFTHLYCGQEAVAVGVCEHLDTEDKIVSTHRGHGHCLAKGCDVQGMMKEIWGSTEGLCKGKGGSMHIADVDKGMLGANGIVGAGAPIAVGAALSNKLDGEGRVAIAFSGDGACNQGTTFEAMNMAVVTNAPCIFVFENNHYSEHTGDDYAVGTANDIASRAEAFGMRVWRADGCDFFAVYETMRELLEYVRAGNGPAAVEFDTERFYGHFEGDPQNYRGDGELDRIRKERDCLQIFRRRATEAGLLETDALDELDKAAHADVEAAVEAARAAPRPTAEDVLTDVYVTY; from the coding sequence ATGCAATTGAGCCGTGAGCAGCTGCTACAGGCCTATCGAAGGATGGCCACGATCCGGGCGTTCGAGGAACGCCTGCACGATGTGATCGCCACCGGCGAGGTCGCCGGGTTCACCCACCTCTATTGCGGCCAGGAAGCGGTCGCCGTGGGCGTGTGCGAACATCTCGATACCGAAGACAAGATCGTCTCCACCCATCGCGGCCACGGGCACTGCCTCGCCAAGGGCTGCGATGTGCAGGGGATGATGAAGGAAATCTGGGGCAGCACCGAAGGCCTGTGCAAGGGCAAGGGCGGCTCCATGCATATCGCCGATGTCGACAAGGGAATGCTGGGTGCCAACGGCATCGTCGGCGCAGGCGCGCCGATCGCGGTTGGCGCGGCGCTGTCCAACAAGCTCGACGGGGAAGGGCGCGTCGCGATCGCCTTCTCGGGCGACGGGGCGTGCAACCAGGGCACTACCTTCGAAGCGATGAACATGGCGGTCGTCACCAACGCGCCGTGCATCTTCGTGTTCGAGAACAACCACTATTCCGAACATACCGGCGATGACTATGCGGTCGGCACCGCCAACGACATCGCGAGCCGCGCGGAGGCCTTCGGCATGCGCGTGTGGCGCGCGGACGGCTGCGACTTCTTCGCTGTCTATGAGACCATGCGCGAACTGCTCGAATATGTCCGGGCGGGCAACGGCCCGGCGGCGGTCGAGTTCGATACCGAGCGCTTCTATGGCCACTTCGAAGGCGACCCGCAGAACTATCGCGGCGATGGCGAGCTCGACCGGATCCGCAAGGAACGCGACTGCCTGCAGATCTTCCGCCGCCGCGCCACCGAAGCGGGGCTGCTGGAAACCGACGCGCTCGACGAACTCGACAAGGCGGCGCACGCCGATGTCGAGGCGGCGGTGGAGGCGGCACGCGCCGCCCCCCGGCCGACCGCCGAGGATGTCCTCACCGATGTCTATGTCACTTATTGA
- a CDS encoding alpha-ketoacid dehydrogenase subunit beta gives MAEMMYRDAVRETIREEMARDESVVVLGEDVVGGMGTAGGPEAIGGIWSTSTGLFEQFGASRVIDTPISESAIVGTAGGLALSGKRPVAELMFADFIGVSLDQLWNQIGKFRYMFGGKTRCPAVIRMAYGGGYNAAAQHSQCVHQILTGMPGLKVVMPSTPEDVRGLLRTAIRGDDPVMFLEHKALYGVSGEVPEGDYTIPFGHARQVTAGEDVTVIATGMMVGVAEAAAERMAEDGIGVDLLDLRTTSPMDEEAILDSVEVTGRLVIVDEAPPRCNLATDIAALVARKAFSSLRAPVEMVTAPHSPVPFALELEQAYLPSDDQVEAAVRKTLDYR, from the coding sequence ATGGCTGAAATGATGTATCGCGACGCGGTTCGCGAAACGATCCGCGAAGAAATGGCCCGCGACGAAAGCGTCGTGGTGCTTGGCGAAGACGTGGTCGGGGGCATGGGGACCGCTGGCGGGCCGGAGGCGATCGGCGGTATCTGGTCGACCTCTACCGGGCTGTTCGAACAGTTCGGCGCATCCCGCGTGATCGACACGCCGATCTCCGAAAGCGCGATCGTCGGCACTGCCGGCGGCCTCGCGCTCAGCGGCAAGCGCCCGGTGGCAGAGCTGATGTTCGCCGACTTCATCGGGGTCAGCCTCGACCAGTTGTGGAACCAGATCGGCAAGTTCCGCTACATGTTCGGCGGCAAGACGCGCTGCCCGGCGGTGATCCGGATGGCCTATGGCGGCGGGTACAACGCCGCGGCGCAGCACAGCCAGTGCGTCCACCAGATCCTGACCGGGATGCCGGGCCTCAAGGTGGTGATGCCATCCACGCCCGAAGATGTGCGCGGCCTGCTGCGCACCGCCATTCGCGGCGACGATCCGGTGATGTTCCTTGAGCACAAGGCGCTTTACGGCGTCTCGGGCGAAGTGCCCGAAGGCGACTACACGATCCCCTTCGGCCATGCGCGTCAGGTGACTGCGGGCGAGGATGTGACGGTGATCGCCACCGGCATGATGGTCGGCGTGGCCGAGGCCGCAGCCGAGCGGATGGCCGAAGACGGCATCGGCGTCGACCTGCTGGACCTGCGCACGACCAGCCCGATGGACGAGGAAGCGATCCTCGACTCGGTCGAGGTGACCGGGCGTCTGGTGATCGTCGACGAGGCCCCGCCGCGCTGCAATCTGGCGACCGACATTGCCGCGCTGGTTGCGCGCAAGGCGTTTTCCAGCCTGCGTGCCCCGGTCGAGATGGTCACTGCGCCGCACTCGCCCGTGCCCTTCGCGCTCGAGCTGGAGCAGGCATACCTGCCGTCCGACGACCAGGTCGAAGCCGCGGTTCGCAAAACACTCGATTATCGCTGA
- a CDS encoding 2-oxo acid dehydrogenase subunit E2 has protein sequence MTDLRAFCMPKWGIEMTEGTLAEWMVGEGDAFKKGDLLCLIETDKITNEVEAEKDGVVERIVVKAGGDAEAVGSLLAVFGDGSADAEAIDSFVAGFKPTSALGSVRKKKPAAQKVADDQPVPPKDASGGEKKPVKIDTNRPISPEALKFAEAEGVDISGIEGSGREGRITLQDVQQAARPARTPQLRGPVDHPEENLEVFASPLARRIASQNGVDLAPVEGTGPRGRIRKADVLKLLEGQGTASDAPFVPVDNRPDIEPFDRVRKVVAKRLTAAKQDIPHFYLRTSVCADPVIALRRHANLVLGSKASLNDFVVMAAARALRRHPEVNVQLHGEEIHRFPHADVSVAVASPNGLMTPIVRQADRLGIGQIAKATRALIDKAEAGRLGYDDLDGGTFTVSNLGMFGIENFDAIINPPQAAILAVGTASRVPTEGENGAIAFETRISLTLSVDHRAIDGAAGAKFLATFKTLFENPEELFA, from the coding sequence ATGACCGATCTGCGCGCCTTTTGCATGCCCAAATGGGGCATCGAGATGACCGAGGGAACGCTTGCCGAATGGATGGTGGGCGAAGGCGACGCCTTCAAGAAAGGCGATCTGCTGTGCCTGATCGAAACCGACAAGATCACCAACGAGGTCGAGGCCGAGAAGGACGGCGTCGTTGAACGGATCGTGGTGAAGGCGGGCGGCGATGCCGAAGCCGTCGGCAGCCTGCTCGCCGTGTTCGGCGATGGTAGCGCCGATGCGGAAGCGATCGACAGCTTCGTTGCCGGGTTCAAGCCGACCTCCGCGCTGGGGAGCGTCCGCAAGAAGAAGCCCGCCGCACAGAAGGTGGCGGACGATCAGCCCGTGCCGCCCAAGGATGCGAGTGGCGGCGAAAAGAAGCCGGTAAAGATCGACACCAATCGCCCCATCAGCCCCGAAGCGCTCAAGTTCGCCGAGGCCGAGGGCGTGGACATTTCGGGCATCGAGGGGTCGGGTCGCGAGGGCCGGATTACCTTGCAGGACGTCCAGCAGGCGGCGCGCCCGGCGCGTACGCCGCAACTGCGCGGTCCGGTCGATCATCCGGAGGAGAACCTTGAGGTGTTCGCCTCTCCGCTCGCCCGGCGGATCGCCTCGCAGAACGGGGTCGATCTGGCCCCGGTTGAAGGCACCGGCCCGCGCGGACGGATTCGCAAGGCCGATGTGCTCAAACTGCTGGAAGGGCAGGGCACCGCCAGCGACGCGCCGTTCGTGCCGGTCGACAACAGGCCGGATATCGAGCCCTTCGATCGCGTGCGCAAGGTGGTCGCCAAGCGGCTCACCGCGGCCAAGCAGGACATCCCGCATTTCTACCTGCGGACGTCGGTCTGCGCCGATCCGGTTATCGCGCTGCGCCGTCACGCCAATCTGGTGCTGGGCAGCAAGGCCTCGCTCAACGATTTCGTGGTGATGGCGGCGGCGCGTGCGCTGCGGCGCCATCCAGAGGTCAACGTGCAGCTGCATGGCGAGGAGATCCATCGTTTCCCCCACGCCGATGTTTCGGTTGCGGTTGCCTCGCCCAATGGGCTGATGACGCCGATCGTGCGGCAGGCCGACCGGCTCGGCATCGGGCAGATCGCAAAGGCGACCCGTGCGCTGATCGACAAGGCGGAGGCGGGCCGGCTGGGCTACGACGATCTCGACGGCGGGACTTTCACCGTGTCCAACCTCGGCATGTTCGGGATCGAGAATTTCGATGCGATCATCAATCCGCCGCAGGCCGCGATCCTCGCGGTCGGAACCGCCTCGCGCGTGCCGACCGAGGGCGAGAATGGGGCAATCGCGTTCGAGACGCGTATCTCGCTGACCCTGTCGGTCGATCACCGTGCGATCGATGGCGCAGCGGGGGCGAAGTTCCTCGCCACCTTCAAGACCCTGTTCGAGAACCCCGAGGAATTGTTCGCCTGA
- a CDS encoding VOC family protein, with the protein MPKPGSLTALGPCEQLAYVPSDFDAALKYWTETMGVGPFFLFENITLENMHYRGEQTDARFSVAMAYWNDIQIELFRPENDAPAHYNGEYGVKDRLHHTLVIVEDFEAAKKAVGDAGAEIIVEGTFGGARVYYVDPGAGPGGLLEILEKSEQGEQLFTMMRDAARDWDGNEPLRTLG; encoded by the coding sequence ATGCCCAAGCCTGGAAGTCTCACCGCTCTGGGGCCGTGCGAGCAGCTCGCCTACGTGCCGAGCGATTTCGACGCGGCGCTGAAATACTGGACCGAGACCATGGGGGTCGGCCCCTTCTTCCTGTTCGAGAACATCACGCTGGAGAACATGCATTATCGCGGCGAGCAGACCGATGCGCGTTTCTCTGTCGCGATGGCCTATTGGAACGACATCCAGATCGAGCTTTTCCGGCCCGAGAACGACGCGCCTGCCCATTATAACGGCGAATACGGGGTGAAAGACCGGCTGCACCACACGCTGGTGATCGTCGAGGATTTCGAGGCGGCGAAGAAAGCGGTCGGCGATGCGGGGGCCGAGATCATCGTCGAAGGCACCTTCGGCGGCGCGCGGGTCTATTATGTCGATCCCGGCGCGGGGCCGGGCGGGCTGCTGGAGATCCTCGAAAAGTCCGAGCAGGGCGAACAGCTTTTCACGATGATGCGCGATGCCGCGCGCGACTGGGACGGCAACGAGCCGCTTCGGACACTGGGATAG
- a CDS encoding cytochrome P450: MSAQPIPDHVPADRVVDFNVFAPPGGEQDFFAAWKSLLGGPGLVWTTENGGHWIGACGEVVRSLWGDAERFSNEALAVTPGLGEVMEFIPLQQDPPEHKPFRMAVMKGFANNHVVAMEPLVREQARLLIEGLMGKGGCEFMSQFAEILPIHIFLTLIGVPPEDRAKLRPLGQQLTRPDGSMTVVELRDAADAYLEPYIRERLANPGSDLFSRILSVPIEGRAWTFDEAQRMCRNLLFGGLDTVVAMMGNMIMHLARHPDDQDYLREDALRIPAAVDELMRRYPTVSVTRNCVETTEVDGVEVREGDLIYLPSVLHNLDPACFDDPEKVDFDRGLSPVRHTTMGVGPHRCVGAGLARLEAIVVLEEWLARVPHFSLAEDVQPTFRGGNVGSLLQLQLELRWAE; encoded by the coding sequence ATGAGCGCGCAGCCAATACCGGATCACGTCCCGGCAGACCGGGTGGTCGATTTCAACGTGTTCGCGCCGCCCGGTGGGGAGCAGGATTTCTTCGCCGCGTGGAAATCCCTGCTCGGCGGCCCCGGCCTCGTCTGGACAACCGAAAACGGCGGGCACTGGATCGGCGCCTGCGGAGAAGTGGTGCGCAGCCTGTGGGGCGACGCGGAGCGCTTTTCCAATGAAGCGCTTGCGGTGACTCCTGGCCTCGGCGAGGTGATGGAGTTCATCCCGCTCCAGCAGGACCCTCCCGAGCACAAGCCGTTCCGCATGGCGGTGATGAAGGGCTTCGCGAATAACCACGTCGTCGCGATGGAGCCGCTGGTCCGCGAACAGGCGCGCCTGCTCATCGAAGGGCTGATGGGCAAGGGCGGGTGCGAGTTCATGTCGCAATTCGCCGAAATCCTGCCGATCCATATCTTCCTGACGCTGATCGGCGTTCCGCCCGAAGACCGCGCGAAGCTGCGCCCGCTGGGCCAGCAACTGACCCGGCCCGACGGATCGATGACGGTGGTCGAACTGCGTGACGCCGCCGATGCCTATCTGGAGCCCTATATCCGCGAACGGCTGGCCAATCCGGGCAGCGACCTGTTCAGCCGGATCCTCTCGGTCCCGATCGAGGGGCGCGCCTGGACTTTCGACGAGGCGCAGCGGATGTGTCGCAATCTGCTGTTCGGCGGGCTCGATACGGTGGTCGCGATGATGGGCAACATGATCATGCACCTCGCGCGCCATCCCGACGATCAGGATTACCTGCGGGAGGATGCCTTGCGCATTCCCGCCGCAGTCGACGAACTGATGCGGCGCTACCCCACGGTTTCTGTCACCCGCAACTGCGTCGAGACGACCGAGGTCGACGGGGTGGAAGTGCGCGAGGGCGATCTGATCTATCTGCCCAGCGTGCTGCACAATCTCGACCCGGCCTGTTTCGACGATCCGGAGAAGGTCGATTTCGATCGCGGCCTGTCGCCGGTGCGCCATACCACCATGGGGGTCGGCCCGCACCGCTGTGTCGGCGCGGGGCTCGCCCGGCTGGAAGCGATCGTGGTGCTGGAAGAATGGCTCGCCCGTGTGCCGCATTTCTCGCTGGCCGAAGATGTGCAGCCGACGTTTCGTGGCGGCAATGTCGGCTCCTTGCTGCAGCTGCAGCTGGAGCTGCGCTGGGCCGAATAG
- a CDS encoding acyl-CoA dehydrogenase, with protein sequence MIEVSQRARDIGDRVEDFVRSKIAPYEHDPRRDHHGAPTRELVREIRALAREAGLMTPHIMGDGSHLTQVETAYVLIKSGLSPLGPLALNTNAPDEGNMYLLGHVGSDHLKEKFLSRLVSGDEQSAFFMTEPADWGGAGSDPSMMKTTCKLDGNHWVVNGRKRFITGADGAGVGIVMARAEGVDEGGGACMFLVDLPDPAIRIEGAPNTIDNSMPGGHADVTIENLRVPADQMLGAAGEGFRYAQVRLSPARLSHCMRWLGAAIRCQEIASDYACRRQAFGKPLIDHEGVGFMLAQNQIDLKQAELMIYWCASVLDTGDLGTTESSMAKVAVSEALMRVADNCVQVMGGTGVTDQTIVEQVFRELRAFRIYDGPTEVHKWSLAKKIKKAHREAAASA encoded by the coding sequence ATGATCGAGGTTTCGCAACGCGCCCGGGACATCGGCGATCGGGTGGAGGACTTCGTGCGGAGCAAGATCGCGCCTTACGAGCACGATCCGCGCCGCGACCATCACGGCGCGCCGACCCGCGAACTGGTCCGCGAAATCCGCGCGCTCGCCCGCGAGGCAGGGCTGATGACACCGCACATCATGGGCGATGGCAGCCACCTGACCCAGGTTGAGACTGCCTATGTGCTGATCAAATCGGGCCTCTCCCCGCTCGGCCCGCTGGCGCTCAACACCAACGCGCCGGACGAGGGCAACATGTACTTGCTGGGCCATGTCGGCAGCGACCACCTGAAGGAGAAATTCCTCTCCCGACTGGTTTCGGGCGACGAGCAAAGCGCGTTCTTCATGACCGAGCCTGCCGACTGGGGCGGGGCCGGGTCCGATCCTTCGATGATGAAGACCACCTGCAAGCTGGACGGCAATCACTGGGTGGTGAACGGGCGCAAGCGCTTTATCACCGGGGCCGACGGCGCAGGCGTGGGCATCGTGATGGCGCGCGCCGAGGGCGTGGACGAAGGCGGCGGGGCCTGCATGTTTCTGGTCGACCTGCCCGATCCCGCAATCCGGATCGAGGGCGCGCCCAACACGATCGACAATTCGATGCCCGGCGGCCATGCGGACGTCACGATCGAGAACCTGCGCGTGCCTGCCGACCAGATGCTCGGCGCGGCGGGCGAGGGCTTCCGCTACGCGCAGGTGCGCCTGTCGCCGGCGCGCCTGTCGCACTGCATGCGCTGGCTGGGCGCGGCGATCCGGTGTCAGGAGATCGCCAGCGACTATGCCTGCCGCCGTCAGGCCTTCGGCAAGCCGCTGATCGATCACGAAGGCGTGGGCTTCATGCTCGCGCAGAACCAGATCGACCTCAAGCAGGCCGAACTGATGATCTACTGGTGCGCCAGCGTGCTCGACACGGGCGATCTGGGCACCACTGAAAGCTCGATGGCGAAGGTCGCGGTCTCCGAAGCGCTGATGCGGGTGGCCGACAACTGCGTACAGGTGATGGGCGGCACCGGAGTGACCGACCAGACCATTGTCGAGCAGGTGTTTCGCGAGCTGCGCGCGTTCCGGATCTACGATGGCCCGACCGAGGTGCACAAATGGTCGCTCGCAAAGAAGATCAAGAAGGCCCACCGCGAGGCCGCCGCGTCGGCATGA
- a CDS encoding phosphotransferase has protein sequence MSAAAEGNTGTTAVRAGYELDRAALEAWLRGHVDGFAGPLEVDQFKGGQSNPTYRLTTPTRSYVLRRKPPGEILKGAHAVEREARVMAALGQTGFPVPAIHGLCEDESVLGTPFFVMEMVEGRIFWDATFPDVPLDARPDYFAAMNGVLAQLHGVDPEAVGLGDYGRPGNYFARQIARWSKQYLADEEAGRNVDMDALVEWLPENIPPGEETAIVHGDLRCDNMIFAPDEPRVLAVLDWELSTLGHPLADFAYNAMMYRMPPDIVAGLRGADLAALNIPSEAEYVAAYCARTGRESIPNWDFYIAFNFFRLAAIFHGIKGRVIRGNAASAQAAERATKFPVLARLAREAMPACEQG, from the coding sequence ATGAGCGCCGCAGCAGAGGGGAATACGGGCACCACGGCTGTCCGCGCGGGCTACGAACTGGACCGTGCGGCGCTGGAGGCATGGCTGCGCGGCCATGTCGACGGGTTTGCCGGACCGTTGGAGGTGGACCAGTTCAAGGGCGGGCAGTCCAACCCGACCTATCGCCTGACCACACCGACGCGCAGCTACGTGCTGCGGCGTAAGCCTCCGGGCGAAATCCTCAAGGGCGCGCACGCGGTGGAACGCGAGGCGCGGGTTATGGCGGCGTTGGGCCAGACCGGCTTTCCCGTTCCCGCAATTCACGGTCTGTGCGAGGACGAGAGCGTGCTCGGCACGCCGTTCTTCGTGATGGAGATGGTCGAAGGGCGCATCTTCTGGGATGCGACCTTTCCCGATGTGCCCCTCGATGCGCGGCCTGACTACTTTGCGGCGATGAACGGCGTGCTCGCCCAATTGCACGGGGTCGATCCCGAGGCGGTCGGGCTGGGCGACTACGGCAGGCCCGGCAACTACTTCGCGCGCCAGATCGCCCGCTGGTCGAAGCAATATCTGGCCGACGAAGAGGCGGGCCGTAACGTGGACATGGACGCGCTGGTCGAATGGCTGCCCGAGAATATCCCGCCGGGTGAGGAAACCGCGATCGTCCATGGCGATCTGCGCTGCGACAACATGATCTTCGCGCCCGACGAGCCGCGCGTGCTCGCGGTGCTCGACTGGGAGCTCTCGACGCTGGGCCACCCGCTCGCCGATTTCGCCTATAACGCCATGATGTACCGGATGCCGCCCGACATCGTGGCGGGGCTGCGCGGCGCCGATCTGGCCGCGCTCAATATTCCGAGCGAGGCGGAGTATGTCGCCGCCTATTGCGCGCGGACCGGGCGCGAGAGCATTCCCAACTGGGATTTCTACATCGCGTTCAACTTCTTTCGCCTCGCGGCGATCTTCCACGGGATCAAGGGCCGGGTGATCCGCGGCAATGCCGCCAGCGCGCAGGCGGCGGAGCGGGCGACGAAGTTCCCAGTCCTCGCCCGGCTCGCGCGCGAGGCGATGCCGGCCTGCGAGCAAGGGTGA